In the Trichoderma atroviride chromosome 4, complete sequence genome, AAAAATGTCCCGTCAAACTGCAATGACTCTCTTAAGCCGGACGGCATTTGCACTACTCTCCATCATTTCTTCTCAGCGACAGCCATTAGCCTACCAAGAGCGACAGTAGTGCGGATCGTCTAATTGTCGTCTGATGCTCAACCTTCCAAAAGCCTGATTCCATCAGACGAAGCTAGCCAACCAAGCTTCTTAGACCAGCCACATTCCCATTCCCCGGAATAGCAGTACCCGCAGCCCCCATAAGCCCATAAACTCAACAGGCAGCAGTATAAAACTCTGATCTTACACTGGGTCGCTCGCACTTAACAAGCGGCGGTCCTCGGCAAACTAGGACACTGTTCCGGCAGACCGGTCACTCTACATCTGACAAAGTCTAGGTAGGCTGCTAATTTAGCTATTTTCTAAGCTCTCCACAAGTTGACTAGAGAACCTCCGGGAGCGTTCCCGTTGGATCACCGTTTGGGACAGCCACGTTTTCTCCATGGAGATCACCCCTGATTCTTCGGGTTGAATAGGGATGGAGTGAAGTTGGCCTTGTGAAAAAACACTAGAATATAGCCAAAAGGAGACGGGTGTGTTTTGAGTGGTAGCCGACAGACGCTTAACTAGTAGAAGCTGCAGACTGATTCGTACACGCGAGTCAGGCCCTTCCTTTTTGCGCGCAAAGGGAGCCATGCCGTAGTATTTATGAGTAAGATTGTGGGCCTGGAGAAAGGTTTGCTTGGAGCTGATCAGCTTTGTCTCAGCTGTTGCCACCCGTCGATCAATGGAGGCAATGGAGAGAAGAGTAAGGCTGCCGTTGTGCATGGAAATATGGGTATGTAGGCCTTGACTTTTCAAGAGCCGAAATGGCTAGTAGCCGGGTGAAGTGAAGAAACGCAGACTTCAATTCTGTGTTGTAATGACTACCGAGGGAAAGAGTCATGGCAATTCATAGAGCTGATGGGGGATAGGGGTATGAGTGATTTCGGCAGGCTTGGAGGCTCAGCTCATTTGAAGTGTCCCATAATATTACGTTACACTGGTATTATACGAGCATCCTTTTGCACGCAAGTCGCGATGGTAGCCGAGCACTCGTCGGTATGGCCATCTTTCTTTCACGGTTTCTAGAATGTTTGGGATCTCTGCATTAGCTCATCTTGATCCGACATTTCCGAGGCTCGTAAATTTTCCGACACCTACCATATTCAGTCAGCATGGTATTTCGgcatcttccttctccacTCGTGTTTAATGACCTTGTCGTGGTTGATCGGCAAAACGCTGACAGTAATTACAGGGCACCACTGGAATATTCTCTTGTAAAAGGAGAAACGAGATCGATCAACAGATATTCGCTATCCCTATCTCAGAGTATCACTATTCATAGTAAGCCTGTGACTATTAGCTTGTAATACATGGTGAAGATCAGCTCATCCCCTACATAACGTTTCTCTTCAGGAACTAGGAAGCGGATATAGATGGCCTATGAGTAAACAAGCGTTTACCACCTCGATACCATTGGGGAATGTGAATTATCCGGCTAGCTCTAAGCCCCTTCCGCCACGGCTCTTAAACACCATTAATATGATTAAATAGATGTCAACATAAGCAACGAAGCAATAGAGAAGCTAGGGTTATCTGTTATCCCGAAGACTTGAGACGTGGTACATTCTTATAGCTGGGATATTCTGATCAAACTTTGGCGAACTAATTGGTACTGGACCGTATAGCCTACGCAACCTGTTTCTTTGTACCATCATCACTCTCTTCCCAGATGGTCCCATCCTCCGACTGATAGTAAATTTTGAGAATCTTCCCATCGTGCCAGTTCACCGCAACCATGTGAGTGCCAACCGGCACAGAGCTACTAAACCCCGTTTTCTCCCATGAGCCAGACCATTTATAACCTCTAAGTAGCCCATAGCTATCTTGCGAATAAATACGGAGCTGCACTCCAGAGTCATTCCACGCAGTGGCAGCTATGGCAGTGTTCTTCAGTGCCACACCTGGGTTGAAGCCGCCTAAGAAATCCCACTATTAATATGCGACCACGAAAGCGATACAGTGCTTAAACTTACCCTTGCTCCAGCCATTGTCATAGCAATGCTCCTGAACGGAAAGATCTTCAGTTTGGTAATAAACTCGTAGATGGGGTTTACCCTTCTGTGTCCAGGACACAGCTGCCAGGTTGGATCCTACATCAGCGACTGGGAGCGTTGCACCCTTCTTCCAAGGATCTCCGACGCAGTATTCTTGGATAGCGTTGGAAGATTCTTTTACTCAAGTGTTAGAAAGAGGCTGCCTTTCAAACATTGCCAATTGAGCGTTCTGTTGTATCCTTACCTTGGCAGTACACACGAATATTCGTCCCATCCCAGttaacagcagcaacagaaGAGTTTGGAGCAGTCTGAACCTTGAGTTTTGTAAGATAGCCTGGAACCCATTGCCCTCCACTGCCGTTGCACCACTCTTCAAGCAATCCATCCTCGGATATGCTGTAGATACGAATCTTCATCTGATTGTCAATGATTGAGTTCATGTAAGAGGACA is a window encoding:
- a CDS encoding uncharacterized protein (EggNog:ENOG41), with protein sequence MASEYTINARSAVAAVAASSKSFRIYFQDTKNGIREGVYNDGKWTVSGKAIFHARRLSPLSAVSWDGGSQIRIYSISEDGLLEEWCNGSGGQWVPGYLTKLKVQTAPNSSVAAVNWDGTNIRVYCQESSNAIQEYCVGDPWKKGATLPVADVGSNLAAVSWTQKGKPHLRVYYQTEDLSVQEHCYDNGWSKGGFNPGVALKNTAIAATAWNDSGVQLRIYSQDSYGLLRGYKWSGSWEKTGFSSSVPVGTHMVAVNWHDGKILKIYYQSEDGTIWEESDDGTKKQVA